The segment acaagacatggccaggACACTccagggggaggaggagaaggtgagccggcagcagtccccgaggggctgcggggatgccagtttgggcagggagggggcagccgaagggtccccgtgccagaatgacacagggggctgtgcactcaccgcccccactgccgttcccagatcagcaaggtggaggatgctcccagaaagatGAGGGGGGCTGGAGGCGGCAGAAAAGCAGAcggcagcggccagatgacccgacagccgcggtaaaaggatgggagagggtttcctaccccgcagggctgcAAGGGagcctggggtctgggagcatcccagtttgggggccgagggacacccccacgaaggctaagcctgcccctgcccccgtctcgctggccaggcccaagggacagaaggtcaaggcagagcgcaaggagctggggaagcagcaggagccgacccaggccgagctggagcagtttgcggctGAGTACGTGAATAACTTGGTGATGGagacagcgcagcagctgcaggcagaggtgaggcccggggacagcgctcccagcccccgctggctaGGGAGggtcctggcggggtcccggccacgtcccctggctggatggggccatggagcctccacggcacctgggcttgtgggcggcatccagcccggctcagagctgattcctcctcccctccagcagccggacgagccgagggcgacggttcagagcgggggacacgagcacgcagggtgccacttctgcagcccggacaccagggtgctgctggggaagctcctccagcgctgcaagaagctcgaggagcagatggagtccctggcccagaaggcgggcggcaaggtggacaattatccaaagtggaggagacaggtaaggagatgcggtgtagggggcttgagctgccaggaccccccaggcatttctgcttaGCTGTAACGTaggggagcccctcgctgcccccctagTTGGCTTGTCGGAGTCAGAAGAacggaagggaattaaagccttggagcaaatgtcctgcttgcactgagagCCCGTGGCCaccagccaaaataccctgggtctgtccctgcggggcagccacccccttgctcagcaccgccttgtcctcttagtccctgcagcaggacgagcagatcaagtgcctccaggccagcatcATGCAGCTCCAAAAGGACTATGAGAAGTTCAGCTCGGCCCTTGCAAACCTCCAGCaggatcgccagcaggagcagaatgacatCAAGGTGGGTGGCTGAAAGCCccaagcagagcccaggctgggaccccaaggggtctgtccccctgccaccctgctcgcagccctgcacagcttcccagtgcctttcctggaggcttctgatggggtggggaggcagggggtgctcggctggccggggggcagctcacgggctgctgtctgccttggaaggctctgtcccaggccctggagAGAAtcaagaagcagaaagcagacaaggaggagctgctggtgctgggaatcgatgaggtacgggctcGAGGGGCCCTGGTGTTTTGGGCCAAGGGTGTTTTGGGCAGagtgacaaacaccccttgtcccttgggtgctggctggcagaaccagccaggtAGGGGGAGGATTTccagcccggctgcaggtcccAAGCCAGGTCCCTCTGTCACTGCAAGTCCCTTCGGCTGGCGGGACCAACCCCacaggggtgatggggtgaacagggcCAAGTCTCCCACTCCTGTTGTCACTCCATCCTGTCTGCAACCACTCTCCTGTCTTTCCCcattgctagaaagcagacaaagacaaagtcagtcgcagccagTTTGAGGCGTGCGTGGAGCAGCTGAACAAggtgatggaggaggtgacgggccaggagaagTTCTTGCACCGGTTCCAGCAAGAGCTCCAGAGgcagatggactgcaaggtgagggctcgtcccctccaTGCAGCACTGGCACCCtgggggcctggcagcctaaggcaggatccttgcgagggtcccccctcccggctgtgcccccggggaccgccatgtcccatcctggggtagatggctgagggtgtcacccgtccacagctggaccgccgggagctgggggcgttccagcagcagcaggaggtgcggtggaagagcctcagcgggcagctccaggagaaggcGCTGAAGCCAGAGCGTGACAGtgccgctgggattaggaagtgagtgcgatggggacagtggtggctttggcagtgctggccctgttcctgctggctgtcccggctcgtgccggtgtggtacctggcgtgggagccatgtgggcagcgcccctggggatgctgagcaagtggctgtgccttgtgctcctgccagctgcagcttcgcagcgatagaggcggcacaatgagggggcacgtgtgggaggagccctcctgaaccagtcttggggggtgggtgcagaggctttttgtggctggtgtgcaggtggggctgtgccccccaggagctccccagcccttttctcccccctccaggcagctgctgcctggtttccattgcctgtcctgtgaccggcccctcaacatgctggcgcctggaccgtgagtaacCGCCCCCTGAACAGGGAGCACCCCCCAACCCCTCcctggcgtcgagtgacacatggggtgccacctgccgggcactgagcacccccatgtcctgtcccacagggagcggacgggcgagtgcagataccccactgttACGCGGAGCTGTGGGGGCCCACACACTGTCAGgcccccgcgcttccagccccaaccgcccagcaccccacggccatcccaacccagtgcccgccgccccaacaaggtagggatggcagagggggggagggggatgctgagcctgcgggggtgatctgtgcctcagtttccccggggtgagctggctgggggagggttgctgggggaCGTGGAATggggccccgtgtttgggtcacacgctctccccttcccagaaggacgcgatgcaTCTGTCGGGCCAGGATGGCACTGATGGGAACCAACCGAACAAGCAGCCGTCTGTAACGGAGAGCTCTGGGCTGCCCTCAAGGCAAAGGGGGACGCCAGACACCACAACCTCGAGCAGCCAGCcaagtatggccctgtcagggcaccggggggcagaggacaccccgccgtctggggggacgggtctgtgcccacagctgggcagggttggacgggggtctgggggctgggctgggctgtgggggcagcactggctgctggggcagccagtCCTCATGATGGagatggagggagctggggcgacatgtggggtggtgctgggcagtgtgggacaacagcctgtgtgcttcagggtgggggcaggaccctgttggtgggtgtctgtggctgaccctgcccctcgcccccaggcaccgcctccccgctgctgttagccgtGCTGAAGTGCCAACCAGCCTcatctcccggacgcctcaccCTGCCACCGAAGCTGCTGCCACACCGCATTAAATCAGCgccctgacagccgggcaggacgggggtcccggccccggtcccaccgccccgggcgctgagcaggcagcagctgcaataaatggcgatgggcaaccaagcgccgctgtggtctgagtgggggtccctggggcaggatggcagaaagccccgctgtgtttgctttttcaggagaaaactaAATGCTAAAAAGGCTCTTTGGGGGTGCCCAGaggtggatccagtggtatCCAGGGTCCCCCCAGAGGGATCACGGGtagcaaaccagtgggcaccagggcagagccggCAAAGGCCCATCCCGCACCccgggtggggctgaggtgtccatgggcttcagaagcacctcctggcactaactggggggacggggtgaggggggaaccagggggctgtgcaagaagccgggctgcCTGTTGGTAAccggaggagcagcagcaggtgccGAGCTGCAAGGCCGGGCAAGGCCGAGCTGTCACAGGAGCTCAGgatgacaacaggttgaccatgagccagcaacgtctcctgtggccaagaaggtcgatggtacctggggtgcgtgaggatgaggaggagtgTGGCCaacaggttgagggaggtgaatCCTCCCCTTCTGCTGTGCACTCGTGAGGCTCCATCTGAGttgtgtgtccagttctggcacCCCactttaagaaggacaaggaattactggggAGAGTCCAGCGGTGGGCTACAAGGATGCTGAAagaagcatctttctgatgaggaaaggctgagagagctggggctgttgagctggagaagagaagctgagagggatcagtatctcagggtgggtgtcagaggatggaccagactctgttcagtggtgcccaacgccagggtgaggggcaacgggcacagactgaaacacaggaggctccatctgaacaggagcagaaacttgtttgctgggaggtgccagagcctggcccaggctgcccagagcgggtgtggagtctccttctctgagacattcaaagcccctGGACCcagctgtgtgatctgctctgtgaccctgcgtgagcaggggttggaccGGGGGCAGCGGAGCCGCCGGGGCTGGAGCGTCCGGCCCGATCCCGGGCCCACCAGGGACTCCATTTCCCAGCAACAGCgagagaagaagggaagggaagggaagggaagggaagggaagggaagggaagggaagggaagggaagggaagggaagggaagggaagggaagggaagggaagggaagggaagggaagggaagggaagggaagggaagggaagggaagggaagggaagggaagggaagggaagggaagggaagggaagggaagggaagggaagggaagggaagggaagggaagggaagggaagggaagggaagggaagggaagggaagggaagggaagggaagaaggatgaGCTGGAGCAGTGGTTGGTGCCGCGGCGGCTGCTCCGTCCTGCAGCATCGCGGGAGGTGCTGTTCATCTCAGCGATTTGTGCATTTGGAGACTTCGGTTGAAGCCTtgagctactggagagtgtgcagagaagagcaagagagctggtgaggggctggagcacaagtgtgatggagcggctgagggacctggggggttcagctggagaacaggagctgaggggagaccttctgatctctgaactgcctgaaaggagcttggagccagggggggtcggtctctgctccccaggaacaagcaccaggaccagaggaaacagcctcaagttgcgccaagggaggctgaggttggatctggggaacaatttcttccccaaagggctgtggggtattggaacaggctgcccagggcagtgctggagtcaccatccctggaggggtttgacACGGGGTAGTGGTGGGCTTGGTAGTgtgaggtttatggttggactcaatgatctcgagggtcttttccaaccagaatacTTCTGTGATTCCGGGTGTGTTTAAGGCTGAGCTGGAGCCTGGTTTTTGGGGGGCTTGGAGAGGGCAAAAAGCCAGGAGATGGGAGTGGGTGGCTGGTGGGAGACGGGCTTCCAGGTACCGAGGATGGAGCAGAGCCCGGcagcacccgctgctgcagcccggCCTTCCTGGGTGCGCTTCGGCTCCAGCGTCGTAGGAAGAGCCCTCAGCCAAAGCAATGGCCATGGGTGTTCCTGACGCTTctcccagaggcagcagcaggatctCGGCACAGGACTCAGGGCTCAGAGCGTTTCAAGTACCAAAATCCCCCCCGTCTCAGCCCCCGTGCACTGCAGCCGCggccccagcaccagcctcccAAGGGAGAAGCAGTGCTGAGGCATCCGCAGCGCTCGCCCTGTGCCCGTCCTCATCCTCTTGCTTTCCAGGACAAGGACGACTGGGACTGGGATTTCCTGGGGACATCGAAACCCAGTTCTGGCCCAGGGAAGATGCCCGTGAAACGTGGCACTGAGCGCAGCTCTGAGAcaacagcagaacagagcagcaggaaaggtAAGCAGGTTGCTGGATGCCTCCTCCTTGTAGGAAAGGAATCGGCAGCCTGGCTGAGTGTGTGTGAGGTCCCAGCTGATGAAATGGAAAGCCACCCAGTCCCATCTCTGATTAAGCAGTGCGGTCATTCCTAGAGAAGCTTGATAATGGGGTTGGTTGTGGCACAGGTCAGGGAGTGCCCCAGGTTACAGAACTGGCCTTTCCTTTCCGGGAAGGGAGGCTCAGATCTTCCCTTGGGCCTCACCCGGCCTGTTGTGCACGGTGCCAAAGGACAACGAGTTTTCGGGGTCGGGATTTGGGTGGCTGTAGCATCCCCAGTCCACGGCAAAGCCCAGCGGGGGCACGTCTGGGTGGGTCCTGGCTGCACTGGGCTGTGTTACAGGCACTCGCCCCTCTTGTTCCTGCAGTGGGGATGCTCATGGGTCTGATAGTCCCCTCAAATGGCCCTTTCCCCCCATAAATCCACTCTGGACACCAGTAGCAGCCGGTGGGTTGTGGCAAGGGCCAGGGTGTGTTGGTAGAGCAGGGGCTTTGGGTGAAGAGGGGCAGGAACGATCCGATTGGAAACTTGCAAAGCTCAAGAAGCTCCTGGTGTTGCCAGAGCTGGAAACCCCAGTGTCAGTGACCCCCAGCCATGTCccagcagtggctgcaggggCACAGGGCAGGCAGTGGCGCGTTGCCGCTTTCTCACTTGCTGTGAGGTTCAGTCAGGGAAAAGACATTGAAAAAGGACTTTGTAAATGGTccagggagagaagagcaggcagggctgctttgAAGGGAATTGCAGCCCCAGTGCCTGGAGCAGTGGGCGGGGGGTGCGAGCTGGGGGTGCCCAGGGAAGGGGGCTCAtgcagccaggggagcaccAGGGACGGAGCTGTTGGCGTCTCTGCTCCCTCGGCAGCCAAAAGGCTGAATCCTGCCGCAGGCGAGCGGGACGGAGGCTTCACCTGCGAGGCAGGAACTGGCGTTGGGGAGGGATCTTGTCTTTCGTGGCCTCCTCGGCTTGACCTCTTTGGGTGCTTTTTGCTTGCGGCCAGCTGGCCGCCTCCCCAGCAGCATCGGACTGtcgggcagagctgctgagcgCCCAGGCCCgtgtggcagagctggagagcCAGGAGAGCCCCAGCGCCTGCTGGATGGGGGCCATGGGTGACCCAGGGGGAAGAGAAGGGGCCGTGTCTGCTCCAAACAGCATCAGGGtgatgggagagaggaggaaccTCCCTGTGCAGAGATGCCAACAACGGCCATCGAGTGCTGCTGTGGGGGTTCTGTCCCCGGGGCAGCACAGGAACCTTCTCCTGGGTGCCCGGCAGGTCCGGATGCTGGAGGAGGAGCGGGCGCAGCAGAAAGTGTTATTGGAGAGTGCCCAGCGGCAGCACCAGGAGCACCTGGATGTCCAGGAGAGCAGCCACAGGTACCGGGCTCTGGCCTGTGCTCCCCTATCCGGCAGGTCCTTGCCCACAGCGCCAGGAGCTGGAAGCAAagaaggagcagctggggagagACAGGCAGAGGCTGGACGAGGCCTGGCAGGAAATGcggctggagaaggagaaggtgatCGGGGCCGTGCAACGTGtccggaagcagcaggagatgatCAGAAGCACAAAGGAGGTATGTGGAGCATCTGCACCATGGTTTGCAGCACAAGCCAGAGTCTCACACCCCTCCTGAACTTGTGAATCCTGTGCCGGGAGGGGAACAAGGGGACGCCCAGAGGAGCCCCAGCGCAGGGCAGCgagggtccctgtccccaacctCCCCACCCGCTCTGCCTTGCAGCTCTTGGCCCAGAAGCACGCAGAGGGGGAGCGAGCCCTGGGGGAGGCACGCAGGATGCAGTCCGAGTTCTGGGACAAGCTGcaggtcctgcagcagcaggaggagcagctgaagcagcgggaggagcagctgaggcaggaacaggagcagctgaggcaggaacaggagcagctgaggcaggagaaggagcagctgaagcaggagaaggagcagctgaagcagttGCAGGAGCAGATGAATCTGCAACAGGAGCAGATGAAGCAACAGCTGGAGCAGAtgaagcagcagccagagcagctgaagcagcagctgcagcagctgaagcaggatcaggagcagctgaagcaggaaAAGGCCTCCCTGTCTTCCATGTTCAGTGCCCAGATGCAGCTGCTGAAGTTCCAGGCCCAGCAGGTGAGGTGGGGGGAGAGcggggctggaaggggctgcggagccgctgggggagctgggctggcggAACCCGATGGGGCCCTGAGAGCCGGGGGGTCTCCTGAGATCATGGCTGAGCCCTGGGCTGGGCCGGGTGGGCTCGAAGAAGCCGCGGGCAGCCAGAGCAGTGACACCAGAGACAAGGAGAGGGGGATGCTCGCAGCTTGTCTCAGGCTGGCTCCACGTCCAACCCGAGATGGACATTGTCCTTGGCTCGGAGGGGTTGCCCTCTGCTCAGCCCGTCCCTGGGTGGGAGACGCCGGCTCTGCTGGACTCTGGCTTTGTGGTGTCCCCATTCTGTGCCGTCGGGTCCCCGCTGGGTCTTTCCCCAGGCAGGGACGCTCTTGGAGGCTTCCCCCATGGGTCTTGCTCAGGCTGCGAGGTTCTGGGCTCtggaggagcacagggaggggTCCCCTTCACGGGGGACATGGCACGAGGGAGGCTTTGGGATGCTTCTCTTGTTGGTGAGCAACACCCTGGACTGTGACCCTGTTTCTGTGGCACTTTCTGGGATCCATCCGACAcatccttcctctcttctcaggGGGACAAAGAGTTAGAGAAGCAGAGAATCTTCTTGGAGAACCTGAAGAAATTACGATACAACACTGCACAACTGTCAACAAcccctccatcctcctcccGTTCTGTGGACGATACCATTGAGTATACGCATGTATTAATAGGGGCCCTGAGGAAAGCATCTCCACCTGTGCAAGTCGTCGACCTGTCCTCCATTCTTCTGCCTCCCATTACTTTCAGGACCCTTTAATCAGGCTCTGCCCCAGTGTCCATTCTGACAGATCTGCTTCTGTCGTGACTTGTAATAACATCGGATGTGAGACTGTGGCTACGCGTTAGAGGCCTCAAGGACTTCAGGAGTTCGCTTGGACACATTAGCGAGGATgcttaataaaaagaaagggaggacTGTTGCAGAATAAATGTACTCACTTAAATTCCTTTAGTTGTATTCTCTGCTTCGACATATCGAGATAAGGACAGAGAAAAAACTGCCTggaagacagaggaagagaatCCAAGAAGAAACAACGAAGGCCCCAGACCCAAAATTACCACTGGACCAACAGGCTCGTGAAAGATGCGTGAAGAGCGGGTGCACAGACTGGGGGGGTTTACAAGCCCAAGTCTCTTTTGTCTCACGCTCCTCCTGCTGAGAGGCCCCACGTCCagactgtttctttgctgttatGTGGTTATTTATGGAGATCCCGAGGAAAGCGCCCTGCAACACTTCACCTCTGCCCGCGTCCCGACCGTCCTCCCTTCTCTGGACTGAAGAGACTGAAGACTAAATTAATGTGGACTCTGGTAAAGTTACAAAGGCAAGTGCAGTCAAGTGATGGAAGCTGATATGTTTTCCACTTTGCGAAAACACCCAGAGTGGCAGGCAGAATGTGGTATTAACTTGCCACCCCAGGATCCAGCTGTGTTCACATTAAAAAGGGAGCAGAATAAAGCTCAGGAGAAGCTGAAACCATGTTGTTCAGCATGTAGAATAAGACAGAAAACTCCCCTGATGAGAGGGGAGGGTGAGATAGAAGACTGCGTGTCCCCACAGGGCGTGGAATTGAAGATGATGTGCCTTCAGCTTCCGAGCTGGTGAAACTGtgcagaaagaagaggaaaacatggaaaagaaacTGAGATTTTAGTTGAGACTGGAacatttgatttggttttgaatCAGGAATTGATACCATTAGATGAAGATTTTGTACCTGTGGTGGGAGCTACTGGCCAAGGAGACAAAGCTTTCTTCATCAGCCAATCCAatagaaactggaaaacaaaatgcaattcCTAATTTCTTATCTATGCCCGGGTCTCCAAAACCGTTACTGAGACGAGACTTAGGAAAACAATTGCAAGCAATAATAACATTTAAACAAGGTGAAGTGACATTCCAGATAAAAGAACAGCCACAGAAACCAAAGAAGGCCGTATGCAATGCACTGCAAGTTTGCTAAATTGGGTGAGATGCAGCGTGTACCGAGCTTCCCAAGAGAAAGCCTAGCACCAAGTTTTGGTGTGCCTTCGTTTTACAGActctggggtgctgtggggaagTAGTTGCCTGCCAGAGtgctgcaagaaaagagaatcACCTCAGCTCTTGTGCTTGTGTCTTGTTTCCAGCCACAGGCTCAAGCTGCGAACCTTGAGCTCGTTTGACTTGCACAGAAAGCACGAGGATGCCATGACCCCGGCAGGGCTGGCGTTTCAACAGTGCCAGTGGGACAGCTGCGTTTCCTGGGTCTTCCATCAGCTCCTCAGTGAGAAATGGCCCGtgcggggggctgggggagccgtgACGCAGCCCTGGGGGGAGGCACAGGGCCGGTGAACGAGCTGTGCCCGTGGGCTCCTGCTGGTCCCCGCACTGGTCTGGGAGCTGTTACAGCACAGCCTGGGCGCTTATGGAGCCGTCCTGCCCCAAACTAACAGCAGTCTGAGGAAACAACCTCTTAAAAGGCCATTTTGAAGGAGCATTTTCAAATAACACTGAGACCCTTCACCACGGCGTGCTCCACCAGCCCCGGTGGGTGTGGGGGGGCCCTGGGGTTTGGATCTGCACCGTCTCACTATCGCTCTCTGTCACCCCTTTACAGATATGAGAGAGCCCGTGTTTGAATTTGTGCGGCCGCCTGTTTACCATCCTCCCCAGGTGAAGTTCCCACGCCACCAGCCCCTGAGGTACCTGGACAGGTACCGAGACAGCAAGGAGCCCACCTACGGCATTTACTAGGGCTGGGCCTCCCCTCGAGGTGCTCAGCTCTGCGCTGGCTGGAAGGGCTGGGCTTATCCTTCCttggaaaaatcattaaatgaaCCCAGATCAAGTATTCAGTGCTCCTTTCATTGAGCTTTTCCCTTCTATACTGCCCCAGgatgtgtttttgcagagctAGAAGCTGACATGCATTTGTTCCTGTTAAAGGCAGCAACTCCTTTGCCATCCCAGCCCTCCAGGAACCGGGTCTTGGAGGAAAACACCCAAACTGCAGCACAACCTGGCAGCAAAAACCACGGGGAAAATCCAGTTTTCCTCAAGGGCCCCAAATCCCTAACCCCAGCAACCTTCCCTGCTGACACTGCtgggtttctgtgctgtgttcccCAGAATAAGGCTcaagggagctgctggggaaaatGGCAGCCAGAGGGGTTGGTGTCCCAATGCGTGACAACCTTTGCTGTTAAgcagttccccagatccaacctcaacctcctctggtgcaacttgaggccgtttcctctgctcctggcgcttgttcctggggagcagagcccgacccccctggctccaagctcctttcaggcagttcagagatcagaaggtctcccctcagctcctgttctccagctgaacccccaggtccctcatccgctcccatcacacttgtgctccagcccctcaccagctcctttctcttctctccactcgctccagcacctcaaggaatttcttggcatgaggggcccaaaactgccccaagTATTTGAGGTTTGGCTTCCCCAGTACCCAGTCCATGGGtcagtcactgccctggtcctgttGTCCATGGGGCTGTGTGGTTCTGCAGGGGCTGGATGGGACAAATCCCCAACATTCGGTGTCAGGATGAGGCTTCCCGGGCTCAGGCCAGGTTGGGGTCACTCCGGGGAGGGTTTgttgccagcagcaggcagacagGAGTGTGTCGGGGCTGTGATGCCAGGTACTGGGCAGGTCCCTTTGCAAACCCCACAGCGTCTGGTGGGAAAACAGAGATTGGAGAGGGGTTTGGGCCGTACCCAGTTCTTTGGTGTTTGATAAGCATTCGCCATGTCCAATGACCGGACTGAAATTCCTGATCATCTGGAGGATGAGCAGTTCCCatccaccctcatggggaagaggCAACATCCCAGCTGgggggcaccagcagctccagaccgTGGCAGCTCCGCAGAGGCCGTCTCGGGGCTTTTTTCAGTGCACCCTGGAGTTcgtggtggttgtttttattaGGGTGTCCAAAGCCCGTTTTAAGTTGTCTGAGAGCACCCCCTCCTGGGCATGGCAGAAAAGCACCGaggagaaaactgaaggaagagctgctgctgggtgttctGGGCCATCTTGCCTAAATCAGCGTCTTGAAGGTGGCTCTGCATCCTGCCAGGTGCCTGACAGGCGGTACGGAGACACCCAGAAGGAAAGGACACTGTTTTCCCACTCTGAAATCAGGCAGAGCAAACACGGGAGAAGATGGACGAGCTCGGGGACCTTTCCAGCTATGTGAGTTTATTTTGACAGTGTGGGACTTCTCCAGCCGAAGTGAAATTCCATAGTTCTCTCCAGGCTtagcagctgctctgcactgaAGTAGACACACACTTAGACAGCAGCCTTGACAAAGCCCATGCAGAAGGTTTCAGTGTTTTAAGCCAAGAGGCGTGTGGGCTTTCCAAAGAGGTTTGAAACTCCCCCGGGGGCAGCCGAGCCCCGGGCCCGCTGGGGACTCCATTTCCCAGCACCGGCGAGAgaagggccgggccgggccgggccgggaagggccgg is part of the Columba livia isolate bColLiv1 breed racing homer chromosome 18, bColLiv1.pat.W.v2, whole genome shotgun sequence genome and harbors:
- the LOC135575805 gene encoding uncharacterized protein LOC135575805; the encoded protein is METAQQLQAEVRPGDSAPSPRWLGRVLAGSRPRPLAGWGHGASTAPGLVGGIQPGSELIPPPLQQPDEPRATVQSGGHEHAGCHFCSPDTRVLLGKLLQRCKKLEEQMESLAQKAGGKVDNYPKWRRQSLQQDEQIKCLQASIMQLQKDYEKFSSALANLQQDRQQEQNDIKALSQALERIKKQKADKEELLVLGIDEKADKDKVSRSQFEACVEQLNKVMEEVTGQEKFLHRFQQELQRQMDCKVRAP
- the LOC135575806 gene encoding fas-binding factor 1 homolog, coding for MVPGVREDEEECGQQDKDDWDWDFLGTSKPSSGPGKMPVKRGTERSSETTAEQSSRKGPCPQRQELEAKKEQLGRDRQRLDEAWQEMRLEKEKVIGAVQRVRKQQEMIRSTKELLAQKHAEGERALGEARRMQSEFWDKLQVLQQQEEQLKQREEQLRQEQEQLRQEQEQLRQEKEQLKQEKEQLKQLQEQMNLQQEQMKQQLEQMKQQPEQLKQQLQQLKQDQEQLKQEKASLSSMFSAQMQLLKFQAQQGDKELEKQRIFLENLKKLRYNTAQLSTTPPSSSRSVDDTIEYTHVLIGALRKASPPVQVVDLSSILLPPITFRTL